A window from Herbaspirillum sp. meg3 encodes these proteins:
- a CDS encoding MerR family transcriptional regulator translates to MSDENLQVESEIACYRSGVAARLTGVPVETLRVWERRYGVVGPRLSESGQRLYTPDEVHRLGIIKRLVDAGHAIGSIATLPIVTLIEMSNFEKSSISQKAVPALASRTDTRLALVGPWISSRRISEALSHSMLNIVGKCTDLNRAAKELEGTMADIIVVEFPILDETTIDTLNEVKQACDAGNGIVFYRFAPSPVLLELRAAGYEVVRKPLDSVEVEWFCNALMRTQASPDRARPLLPATQPPPPPRFDESGLAAFAETGGKIYCECPRHLAELLLSLGSFEKYSADCANRDSKDAALHRDLQWTTGHARAALEDALVRLAQAEGIDLPAHSGESL, encoded by the coding sequence ATGTCGGATGAAAATCTTCAAGTCGAGTCGGAAATTGCGTGCTATCGAAGTGGCGTCGCGGCCCGCCTTACCGGAGTACCAGTCGAGACCTTGCGTGTCTGGGAGCGGCGCTACGGCGTGGTCGGACCTCGATTAAGCGAAAGCGGCCAGCGACTTTACACCCCGGATGAAGTACATCGTCTGGGGATCATCAAACGATTAGTCGATGCCGGACATGCCATCGGCAGTATCGCGACCTTGCCCATCGTCACCCTGATCGAAATGTCCAACTTCGAAAAGAGCTCGATTTCGCAAAAAGCGGTCCCGGCACTTGCTTCGCGGACCGATACTCGCCTTGCGCTTGTCGGCCCGTGGATATCTTCCCGGCGAATCAGCGAAGCGCTATCGCACAGCATGCTGAACATTGTGGGGAAGTGCACTGACCTCAACAGGGCAGCCAAGGAGCTGGAAGGAACGATGGCCGATATTATCGTCGTCGAATTTCCGATCCTCGACGAAACGACGATCGATACGCTCAACGAGGTCAAGCAGGCCTGCGACGCAGGCAATGGCATTGTTTTTTATCGTTTTGCCCCCTCGCCCGTTCTGCTGGAGTTGCGCGCGGCAGGCTATGAAGTAGTCCGAAAACCACTGGATTCCGTCGAGGTTGAATGGTTTTGCAATGCATTGATGCGTACACAGGCATCACCTGACCGGGCACGCCCTCTCCTGCCGGCAACCCAGCCGCCCCCACCTCCTCGTTTCGATGAGAGCGGCCTGGCTGCGTTCGCCGAAACGGGTGGAAAAATCTATTGCGAATGCCCACGGCATTTGGCCGAACTCCTGCTAAGCCTTGGCAGCTTCGAAAAATATAGCGCGGACTGCGCCAATCGCGACAGCAAGGACGCGGCATTACACCGCGATCTGCAATGGACGACCGGGCATGCACGCGCTGCACTGGAGGACGCTCTGGTACGCCTGGCGCAAGCGGAGGGAATCGATCTCCCGGCACACTCAGGCGAGTCATTGTGA